One Drosophila kikkawai strain 14028-0561.14 chromosome 3L, DkikHiC1v2, whole genome shotgun sequence genomic window carries:
- the LOC138928396 gene encoding uncharacterized protein, which yields MSEGQEPIPQDASQKREAAQLAPSTDGSQRREPSPRNTGAGPASNLRSKAKTTLDVILLEFIETSDRLSKFESQIFTASSSEPNLFTLKIRLDQIQSLWGKVEREYETASRAALRDGGSGNLPLLQNKYEHCYAVFERCAAKLNEDIARKSVPTAPPTETFSRGCSLPPCDTEIFDGDYLRWPTFRDLFTAIYVNNSRLTPVEKLFHLNAKTSGEAHAIVAKSPLTNDGFQSAWSALQDRFENKRLLVNSQLKILFSLPTLGSESGTALKDLQSTIQGCLIALEHSQISTENWDCLLIFLISSKLPKVTLSLWEQSLTNKSAIPAWEEMNSFLDDRYRTLEAIEDVRPNSSSTQHSREPRSAQPRRMGTPAKPMLKIDTTAFVLPNLAGNLPTSTIDRNILDRLPNMPLADPSFFQPSQIDLLLGADILPSVLLSGWRPNVCGSLLAQETIFGWILTGPLSSTTSRVSSFTTQISIESEATMETLLTKFWEVEDLPCRLVKETDKLCEDFFVRTTTRSCDGKYIVSLPFKDSEHIDLGHSRSSALAQFLRNETRLKKEPALKDTYDSVIQEYIDLGHMKPVPPNTDKINFYLPHHAVFKPESATTKVRVVFNASSPSSNGNSLNDILYPGPVLQSDLTLQILKWRTFKFVFNADITKMYRQILLNQEHTPFQRILYRNGQGNISDFELQTVTFGVNCAPFLALRTLQQLSDDVNAQYPRASHIISNYMYVDDVLAGAHTEAGDILAIRELQAALDSAGFPLRRWTSNERALLKALPKEHLLSTDFLDLEEVSTTKTLGVRWNATTDEFYFVPTEVTIQANYSKRDVLSQIAKLFDPAEWLSPFVVQAKILMQDIWLASVEWDEFLPAELLHRWHDFLRSYSFLHQVRIPRWVHFQPGVQVQIHGFCDASQKAYGAAIYVRIQRDGIISSNLLTSKTKVAPVKTVSLPRLELCGAVLLADLWTAILPQIPFGRIESFLWTDSTIVLAWLNKPPCQWTTFVANRVTKIAQNTDASQWSHVRSEHNPADLASRGVAAEELATRELWWHGPSWLTQPQDSWPAPYESVSDIDIEKRPIRCHLACPEQDMLERFSKLDKALRVFAYVQRFIQRSQKRPIPGELQLSNTEISTAERLLIFITQRRYFALEYACLSQKRPIPASSSIKNMNPFLDPHGLIRAASSLNSKRHMRHSYLSELNEFGCEFH from the exons atgtcGGAAGGACAAGAACCAATTCCGCAAGACGCGAGTCAGAAGAGGGAGGCAGCGCAGTTAGCGCCTTCAACAGATGGAAGTCAAAGGCGGGAACCGAGTCCGAGAAACACGGGCGCGGGACCGGCAAGTAATTTGAGATCCAAAGCCAAGACCACTTTAGACGTTATTTTGCTTGAGTTCATAGAAACTAGTGACCGTCTTAGCAAATTTGAAAGCCAGATATTTACGGCATCCTCTTCCGAGCCTAACTTGTTTACCTTAAAGATCCGTCTGGATCAGATACAATCCTTATGGGgaaaggttgaacgggagtatgaaaCCGCttccagagcagctcttcGCGATGGaggtagcggaaatcttccgtTACTGCAAAACAAATATGAGCACTGCTATGCGGTGTTCGAAAGATGTGCTGCGAAGCTAAATGAAGACATCGCCCGTAAGTCCGTCCCCACAGCTCCGCCGACAGAGACATTCTCCAGGGGTTGCAGTCTTCCGCCATGCGATACCGAGATCTttgacggagattatctgcgctggcccacctttcgtgacctgtttacggccatttaTGTAAACAATTCCAGGTtgactccagtggaaaagcttttccacttaaacgccaaaactagcggtgaagctcacgccattgtGGCCAAGTCTCCGCTGACTAATGATGGgttccaatccgcgtggtcagcgcttcaggatcgctttgaaaataagcgattgttggtaaacagccaactaaAAATCCTGTTTAGTCTTCCGACCCTAGGCAGTGAATCAGGCACGGCCTTGAAAGATCTGCAGAGCACAATCCAAGGGTGCTTGATAGCCCTCGAGCATTCACAAATTTCCACGGAaaattgggactgccttctaATTTTTCTAATCTCCTCCAAGTTGCCGAAGGTCACTCTCTCgttatgggagcagtccttgACCAATAAGTCCGCGATCCCAGCCTGGGAAGAAATGAATTCCTTTCTCGATGATAGATATCGGACGTTAGAAGCAATTGAGGATGTGCGACCCAATTCTTCCAGCACACAGCATTCAAGGGAGCCCAGAAGTGCACAACCAAGGAGG ATGGGCACTCCGGCCAAACCTATGCTCAAGATCGACACGACGGCGTTTGTGCTGCCGAACCTGGCCGGCAATCTTCCGACAAGCACAATTGACCGAAACATTCTTGATAGGCTGCCAAATATGCCATTGGCAGATCCGTCGTTTTTCCAGCCGTCTCAAATAGACCTTCTTCTAGGTGCGGATATTCTTCCGTCTGTCCTGCTATCGGGCTGGAGGCCAAACGTATGTGGGTCCTTATTAGCGCAAGAGACCATTTTCGGGTGGATTTTGACCGGCCCATTGTCTTCAACCACTAGTAGGGTTTCGTCTTTTACCACACAAATATCCATAGAGTCTGAAGCAACCATGGAAACACTTctcacaaaattttgggaggtggaggacCTTCCATGTAGACTGGTAAAGGAGACGGACAAGTTGTGTGAAGACTTTTTCGTCCGAACAACTACCAGATCCTGCGAcgggaaatatatagtatcCCTGCCCTTCAAAGATTCAGAGCACATTGACTTGGGGCATTCCAGGAGTTCCGCACTCGCACAATTTCTGAGAAATGAGACTCGCTTGAAGAAGGAGCCCGCTCTCAAAGACACTTATGACTCAGTGATCCAAGAATATATCGATCTTGGACATATGAAGCCGGTGCCTCCGAATACCGACAAGATAAATTTCTATCTCCCCCATCATGCAGTATTTAAGCCCGAAAGTGCGACCACGAAAGTTCGCGTAGTTTTCAACGCATCCAGTCCTTCTTCCAATGGGAACAGCCTTAATGACATTCTGTATCCAGGGCCAGTACTGCAGTCCGATCTCACTCTTCAAATCCTGAAGTGGCGGACgtttaaattcgttttcaaTGCCGACATCACCAAGATGTATCGGCAAATTCTCCTAAACCAAGAGCACACTCCGTTTCAGAGAATTCTCTATCGAAATGGCCAAGGGAATATATCCGACTTCGAGCTTCAGACGGTCACGTTTGGAGTGAATTGTGCCCCTTTCCTGGCCCTACGAACACTGCAACAATTGTCCGACGATGTCAACGCCCAATACCCACGGGCGTCGCATATAATCtcaaattatatgtatgtcgACGATGTGCTAGCAGGAGCCCATACAGAGGCTGGAGATATTTTAGCCATTCGGGAGCTGCAAGCAGCTCTGGACTCAGCTGGATTCCCTCTCCGCAGGTGGACATCGAATGAACGTGCACTCCTTAAAGCACTTCCTAAAGAGCATCTACTTTCGACTGATTTTCTTGATCTCGAAGAGGTCAGCACCACCAAGACATTGGGAGTACGGTGGAACGCTACGACGGATGAgttctattttgtcccaacaGAGGTCACCATTCAGGCAAACTATTCGAAACGTGACGTCTTATCCCAAATCGCGAAATTGTTCGACCCAGCTGAGTGGCTCTCCCCATTTGTGGTTCAGGCCAAAATCCTGATGCAGGATATCTGGTTAGCCAGCGTCGAATGGGATGAGTTTCTTCCTGCAGAACTACTACATCGCTGGCATGATTTCCTTCGGAGCTACAGTTTCCTCCACCAAGTTCGCATCCCGCGTTGGGTACATTTTCAACCAGGTGTACAAGTCCAAATCCATGGTTTCTGCGATGCCTCCCAAAAGGCTTATGGCGCAGCGATTTACGTGCGCATCCAGCGTGATGGAATCATTTCGTCAAATCTTCTAACGTCAAAGACCAAAGTCGCTCCGGTAAAAACCGTCTCGCTCCCGCGTCTAGAACTGTGTGGAGCCGTCCTTCTGGCAGACTTGTGGACTGCAATTCTGCCTCAGATTCCTTTCGGTCGTATAGAATCTTTTCTATGGACTGATTCCACTATTGTGCTGGCATGGTTGAACAAGCCACCATGTCAGTGGACGACCTTCGTCGCAAATAGAGTCACAAAAATCGCTCAAAATACTGATGCCAGCCAGTGGTCTCACGTGCGTTCCGAGCACAACCCAGCAGATCTAGCCAGTCGTGGAGTAGCGGCTGAAGAGTTAGCTACCAGGGAGCTATGGTGGCATGGGCCTTCATGGCTAACTCAGCCACAAGACTCCTGGCCTGCACCTTATGAATCAGTTtccgacatcgacatcgagaAGCGACCCATACGTTGCCATTTAGCATGCCCGGAGCAGGACATGCTCGAGCGGTTCTCCAAGCTCGACAAGGCACTACGAGTTTTCGCCTATGTTCAGCGCTTCATCCAGCGCTCGCAAAAACGACCTATTCCAGGCGAGCTGCAGCTATCCAATACAGAGATTTCCACAGCTGAGCGACTCCTAATTTTCATAACACAGCGCAGATACTTTGCGCTTGAATATGCCTGCCTGAGCCAAAAGCGGCCAATTCCAGCATCCAGTTCTATTAAGAACATGAATCCCTTCCTTGATCCTCACGGCCTCATCAGGGCGGCTTCGAGCCTTAATTCAAAACGGCATATGAGACATTCATATCTCAGTGAATTGAATGAATTCGGCTGCGAATTCCACTGA